From the genome of Nicotiana tabacum cultivar K326 chromosome 17, ASM71507v2, whole genome shotgun sequence:
TCTAGcgagtgaggatatgactttactTAATTTCCTCTAATATTTATTTACCACTAGTGCTTGGCCGGCAGAGTGATCGGAGATAAATATACCTGACTTTGTACCACCGTTTTCCCAACATTAAACCCGGGGACCACCATGAATGCCACCTTGAACTCAACGCCGGCAGCTGAAAAAATCTCGTCCGTGACACTTTCCATGTAAACCTCAGAAAATCTACAGTTCTTCCTCACTTGAAAAATGCTAACTTGTTGATCAAAAGAGAACGCTAAGCAATGCAAAAGCCACACGCGCCGCCCCATCTCGCTAAAAACCTTAAAGAACTCTGTTTCCGGGAACTCGCCGGAGTTCACAAGCTTCCTCTGATTCAAGTTCCCGGAGAATGAAAACTCCATTTTTGGATGAACCAAATGAAGGTATTTAGCCTTCAAGAATTTTCCAAACAGGGAAGAAGGATTCTGCTTCAGAAAATGGGTTACACCCACAGATTTCAGCTTCTTGAACTGTTCAAAGAAGAAATTCCGGCGATTTGTCCCGCCGTAAAATAAAGAATCGTCGTTCTGAACAGAAAATGCAGGCTCGTTAAACCCACAGAAAATCTCCCTGCAAACAAAGGATTCAAAGGCAAAAGCCCTATGATTACTCTTATGGAAAGTCACATTATTTTGAATAGAGTTTGTAGCAGCATCAATATCCCAGTTAGCAGACTCCATTTCCTTAATCAAGAACTTGACAAAGTTGCGTATAGATCTCATGGCATAGTGCAAAACCATGATAAAATCTTTAGGGTTTACGTCAGAAAACTTGACATTATCAAGAATAGAGAATGATCCACTAGCGTTAAGCTTTCTCTCAAGTGATTTGTTGTTTTGAATGGTTTCCTGTAGCTCATTTTGGAGTGAAGATATGCTGTACCCTTTGATTTCAATTTCACCTTGCATTTTCTTCATAGTAATTTCGTAAGTTTTCATGACAGATTGCTGTTCTTGAATCTCAGCAAGCATTAGGGTTACATGGGGTGGTGAAGAATCAATTTGTTTTTTGAGGTAACTGTGTTTGAGTTCAGATAAAGCTTTGAGTTCATTAACTACAGCTTGATCTGCAACTTGGATAGCTTCACTGTTATAAGGGAACTGAGCTAACTGAAGCTCAGCATAAGCAGCTTTAACAGAGGAAACTGTGGCAAAAAGCTTAGCAACGAAGGCTTCCATAACAGCTTTGTTCTTGGAATGTTCTTTGCattcttcaatttcttctttGTCAAAGTGTTGAGACTCACAACACCTGAGCTTTTCTTGAGGTATGAGGAGGCAGAAGCCATTGTTTGAGAATGGTTTTGAGGATTTTTTGCCATGTATTACTCTGTGAAATGTCTTTGCTAGCTTGCTTTTACTTGGAGCTGGATTTGGTCTCACTGAATCCATTTGATTTTTATGAGCTGATGAGATGCAGAGGAGTGCAGAGAGGGGAAAATGGGTGATTTAATTTTAGGACATGAAAAATGGAGTCTTTGAAGTTTGAAGTGTGAActgaaggaagaaaatatttgagGGAAAAGTGAAAAGGGTGTGCTTAAAAAGTCTAAAAAAGAAGGGAAACTAAAGATAGGATATGGCTGAGGGAAAAGGAGGGAAAAGCAGAGTCCCTCTTATTTGACTCAAGGTTGAAGGTGAAGGAATAGGTTAGAGGTGAATGGTAAAAGCAAAGATTTGGCGCGAGAAAGAGAAATCATTATTGATGTGCATATGCAGACTTTAATAAGCTTAAGATAGTAGCAGTAGAAAATCTCAAAGCTTTTtctctttgcttttttttttttgttgagaaagGAAAGCAACCAGGGAAAATTAGTAAATACGTCCAACCACCCCTGAAATAATTTGCTGGTCATTTAAGACAGTGAAAGTTGAGTGTATATTTAAAGCAAAGATTTCTAACATCATTCATGTAAACATACGACTCCTCTTTCTCTTTCATAGATGCTTCTTGAGCACAAGTCTCAACCTATGATCTAATGATTTTGCATGAGTGAGCCAGGATTTAACATTCACAAAAAAAGGTAGCCTATGCATGAAGCATCAAAGTATTTATGTAGGATCTACAAAGAATAGCACCAAAAAAAGGTGACGTAGATAATTTACTTTAATacaataattatttattatttttacgagGTAAAACTTATTAATTATAAATCATACGATAATGACTTTATCGTTACTACGAGGCTTCGGTTCAAAAATTTAACATTCACCGCTAAAATCTAATTGAGAATTTACAACAAAGCAAATTCACCCACCTTGTAGCCAAAGGCTAAACCAATTATGGATGGTATGCACGGTGCTTTCTTGTGGAGCATGTTCGGCAAGTTTGTTCTTTAGTCTTTACTAAACCAAGttaagtaatttttatttttacaacctTGTCATCATCTCTTGACAAATTAAGCATTCCAATATACATTGACGGTCGTTTGCGTGGGTTGTATCGATATCAACTTCTATCCCAGACTCCGAAATAAGTTCGAATTTATTGTCATTAAAATTactcaatttattttaatttatgtcGCACTTTTTTTTTAGTAGTCTtagaaataattttaattttgttataataagaaataatttaatttttaatatttttattttatcaatAAGATAATTTATAGTTATACGAATACATAAGACATGTTTTagattacaagtttcaaaagttcatttctttattaaattttattcttaattaaacGGTACCATATAAATTACGACAGAAAGTATACCAAATATGATAGTAATATTCTATAGTTTTTGGCTTAAAACTACTCAATCTATTttgctaagattaaattataaagaTTCTTAGTTATTAACTCAGTTTGAGATACCAACTTCGGTAATAGAATAATTGATTCTATTTCATTGTAAACTAAAAAGTATGAGACTAAAAAATTGGCAGAATGGTGGAGGGTGTAGGAGGGTTTTCAGAACTGTGGCAATATAGGAAAGTGGATCACTGCATGAGCCAACGTGCAATGGGGTCGGGGACTGCAATTTAAAGACTTGTGTTacttataaatataattttaccCTTGCACCATTTTGTTATTGGTTTTCTCTTTTCACCGTGGGACAATATAATAGTGGGGTCCAAATAATGAATCCAGTCAAATACCATAAAAAGAAACATTAGGTATTATACAGACCCTGTTTGACTTGAGGTGTGAGAGGGGGCCTCCAATTGAGTGGGGGAGGGGGGTACTTAAGAATCTATTATTCCAAGCAAACTGGCAACAACTATACCTTAATTGTTATTAACCATAAATAATCTAAATAAGAAACATAATTTAATGAAATTAGTACTAAAGAATAAAGCTAAATTATAGATTACTAAATAATGGTACAATTGCTAATATTCTGCTTTTTCTCAAAATTGCGCAATGCAATGAGTCGGTGGTGAACATATTATTCTCATTCTAAAGTTCTTGGAACCATCTGATACGTATGGGGATACTGTCTTTAATAAATTAAATGATATTTACAGCTATATAGTTAATAATATACTGCTATTTTCTTGGAAACATTTCATAGATCTCgaagtttttgaaagaaaaatagtttaattGGTTCAGCCGGTAATCTATACAATAAACAAAATTCACAGCTCTGAAAATTACTCGAGTAAAACCACTTTAAAAAGTAATTTTAAGTGACACAAATATTTTCACTTCACGAGTAAACAGTTCATATATTGAGAATttctaaataaaaaatttaagttaCCATACTACGGAATTTTACGCAAAAAAGGATGAGGACTTTTAATTACTTTTCTTTTGGTCGTTTTGGTTAAGACTTAACTCTTACAAATTGGCAATTGCATTTTAGTGCATGAAAACAGAAATCAGCATGAGAGATATTAATTGTTGAGAGAGTTATAATGCAGCATTATTATACCAAAAACGTATAATCCAGCGCATGCTTGAAAAGCACATCTCCCAAAAGATAGTTGTATGATTATGCCGAAGAAGGTTCTAGATTAACAACATTATGCATATAAAATCAAAATTATGGGATACTTGTAAGCCTCGTTACATCAAGTTTAGCACAATGGACTTTAAACGGATCATGATTTACATCAAATCTTAAAAAGAAATTATCATTAATCACAACGTTATAGTTTTTTATGAAGATATTTTTTAAGGAATCTTCATCTCGTTGTTTCATAAAAGAGGTCGAACATGCATGCTCATCTGTATTTCTCACTTTAAAGCATTTAAGAACATAATTTAAATTGTATATACGTACGTATTGTATAGACATTTTTGCATGATCACTCTTATTTAACTTTTGACACTAACTTACTTTATTTTGCAAGCTAAAATCCATACTTACAACAGACAATTTTCGGGGTAATTGAATTTAGATAACATGCTAGTATAAAGGGCACAATTAAACTTTTCATTTGGACTTGTACAAAACGGGGTGATTTTAGTTTCACTGTTTCCTATGCCTTAATTATCGGGATCCGAAATCTCATAAGGGGTACCGAGGGACTTgttttattttctcatttttgtcaTCAGTTTCACACTGATCAGTTGATTCCTTGAGCTGTGCACTTGTTCTAGTTTAAACAAAGAAGACAAAAACATGAAAAGTTTCCTGGCTATATTCTTTGAGAAATCCCTTCAATGTTTAATCACCAATGTCCGGGACATTATGTTCCCAAAGATAGtggaaaactaaaagaaaatacatACATTAATAAATAAATCAGATATCACCTGATAGTGCGTTTATTCATTGCATTATTTCTTTTTTACGTGCGATAAGCCGTttaccccccacccccacccccacccccccggTGCAGTTGCAGTTATTGCtattaacataaaaaaaaattgtcaCAGCTCAAAACCTCTGCCTTAATTGGCACCTAACGAATTATAATTTAAAATTCTTTCAACGCAAATAGATATTCATCACAACCATATTGTCGGTATGTAGCATACTAGCATTGCATACAGGGGTGAAGCAATGTTGGTCCAAGGGTGATCAACTGAACATCCTTCGCTGATGCACTCTATCTGaactttatttcatttttggctCTCCAACCCTATTTTTTATGTTTCACTTTAACACAAAAACTGACTAGTCACTTTGGTGTGCATGATACTTTCAGTTCAACTTGAAATCCACAAGAACAAATATTCATTccattatgaaaaaataattttctttgagacATGGATTCACTTCAAACTTCAAGTTTATATGAAATAAAGGATGAAAAAACTAGGTGGCAAcatttaattggatatttattacACTTCATATTTGTGTGTACACATGCGCTATATTTTTTTGCACTGATTTCAACTTTTGtgttaaaataaaacataagaaaTAGAGTTTGATGGCTAAAATGGAACAAGGTTGAGATAGTGTATCAACATAAAAAATAGAATCAAGTTGAATGGGCCGTATGTATATTTGGCCAATTATTGTAGTAAAATCAATATGATTAAGCTAAAAGGATAATATTGGCCAAATTGAAGAGTTGAGGCGCTGGAAACAACTATTGATGGTGAtagatgatggaaactggaaatAGGGCTGGCACCGAGGGCGGAGCTAGGCGGGCGGAAGGGGTTCGGTTGAATCCTCTTTGTCAAAAATTATACTATCTTAGTTAGGCTTGTTATCTTCTTTAATTTCATTTGATAATCTTATTTTTGttctcatttatttattatttttggatcaaatcgattcgcttgtctataaatcacgttataaattcaactgtaccattttgcGGGTAAACAATATTAGTAATACGAAAAttgataatatttaattatatGGCCAACTCAAAGATGCATAAGTTATATATGCGGCGATTTTAtaatccatttttttttttgtttttctgggGTCACTCAGTGCTTCACGACTTACAGTAATACAAAACTTTTTCTTGTCAATTAGTCAGGGCGTACATGGTCCACAAACACATTATTCTCTGCTGCTGTTCTTGAATAAATTTCGAATTACCACGCACATGATAGGAAAATGTCAACAAGTTCAATCCATCATATTTTTTGCCCCACTTTGTAAGatataatttgattttaagaattgaaattaatgaataattaattcaatatttCAATTAAATGTGGATATTTGAAACCACGTTAACAATTTCATCTATACCAATGAATACCaataaaaactttcaaaatctCATAAAATTTAATGAATaagaatttttgtttttggtttttgttttccatttatttaaaagtttattttgaaaatattctaTAAATTAATCAGAATTCACATCATATATGCAAAGCTTAGTgtctaattttaaaatatatcggCTATTTGCAATTAAATCATATCATAGGAGTGTTTAAAGTAAAAGTAACAAGGAGATGAGGGTACCTAGTGTTCACTCATATTAGACTAGGTTCCAGTTTTTTTTAAGAAAGTCCAATACTAGTAATATATGGCCTATAagtattaaataaaaaataatgaaagTCTCTATCATATGTACTCTGAAATCACAGCTTACAAGTTGATTGtgttgattttcatttttatatattGATAGAGAGAGCTATATGGTCATAGCCCTGCCCTACAAAATCACACTTTCTCTATGTATAGCTGTTAATGATCTAGTCAATAAATATGTTTTATGGAATTTAGGATAAATAATGACCCTCTTGAAATCATTCGGAGACAACCCACTTCCTAAATTCAAAAAATTGGAGCCATTATTTATTCAAAATCGTAAACAGTGCAGCTACCCCCCctccaaaaaaaagaaggaaaagatagAGATACTTAATAATTGGAGCTCAATGAATGTGACTTATTTATCCACCTGATATGCAATTATTTTTTGTCATTCTCTATGTTGGAAATTTGATATTATAATATATGTGCATATTCCTAGGAAACAGAAAAAAGATGGATGTTGTTGGTCGAAAGAATGAAGAAAATAGTAACCTGTGTTTGTAGAAAACTGGAACAGttatttcccttctttttttttcttttttttttgagtagAGGGCTTACAattaaatgaaagaaaacaaaattgttATTAGGAAAATCTGAACTGATTTATGTTCAATTATGTGAACTAAGAACTCAG
Proteins encoded in this window:
- the LOC107804299 gene encoding protein GRAVITROPIC IN THE LIGHT 1-like — encoded protein: MDSVRPNPAPSKSKLAKTFHRVIHGKKSSKPFSNNGFCLLIPQEKLRCCESQHFDKEEIEECKEHSKNKAVMEAFVAKLFATVSSVKAAYAELQLAQFPYNSEAIQVADQAVVNELKALSELKHSYLKKQIDSSPPHVTLMLAEIQEQQSVMKTYEITMKKMQGEIEIKGYSISSLQNELQETIQNNKSLERKLNASGSFSILDNVKFSDVNPKDFIMVLHYAMRSIRNFVKFLIKEMESANWDIDAATNSIQNNVTFHKSNHRAFAFESFVCREIFCGFNEPAFSVQNDDSLFYGGTNRRNFFFEQFKKLKSVGVTHFLKQNPSSLFGKFLKAKYLHLVHPKMEFSFSGNLNQRKLVNSGEFPETEFFKVFSEMGRRVWLLHCLAFSFDQQVSIFQVRKNCRFSEVYMESVTDEIFSAAGVEFKVAFMVVPGFNVGKTVVQSQVYLSPITLPAKH